One Theropithecus gelada isolate Dixy chromosome 3, Tgel_1.0, whole genome shotgun sequence genomic window carries:
- the WDR4 gene encoding tRNA (guanine-N(7)-)-methyltransferase non-catalytic subunit WDR4 isoform X1, giving the protein MAGSVGLALCGQTLVVRGGSRFLATSTASSDDDSLFIYDCSAAEKKSQENKGEDAPLDQGSGVILASTFSKSGSYFALTDDSKRLILFRTKPWQCLSVRTVARRCTALTFIASEEKVLVADKSGDVYSFSVLEPHGCGHLELGHLSMLLDVAVSPDDRFILTADRDEKIRVSWAAAPHSIESFCLGHTEFVSRISVVPTQPGLLLSSSGDGTLRLWEYRSGRQLHCCHLASLQELVDPQAPQRFAASRIAFWCQENCVALLCDGTPVVYIFQLDARRQQLVYRQQLALQHQVWDVAFEETQGLWVLQDCQEAPLVLYRPVGGQWQSVPESAVLKKISGVLRGNWAMLEGSAGADANFSSLYKATFDNMTSYLKKKEERLQQQLEKKQRHRSPPPGPNGQAKKMRPGEATLSC; this is encoded by the exons ATGGCGGGGTCTGTGGGACTGGCGTTATGCGGGCAGACGCTGGTGGTGCGGGGCGGCAGCCGATTCCTGGCCACCTCCACAGCAAGCAG TGACGATGACAGCCTCTTCATCTATGACTGCAGTGCTGCGGAAAAGAAGTCACAAGAAAATAAAGG gGAGGACGCGCCCTTGGACCAGGGGAGCGGTGTGATTCTGGCGTCCACCTTCTCCAAGTCTGGCAGCTATTTTGCTTTAACCGATGACAGTAAGCGTCTGATTCTTTTCCGTACAAAACCATGGCAATGTCTGAGTGTCAG GACTGTGGCGAGGAGGTGTACAGCCCTGACCTTCATAGCCTCTGAGGAGAAGGTCTTGGTGGCCGACAAGTCTGGAGACGTCTACTCCTTTTCGGTGCTGGAGCCACACGGGTGTGGCCATCTAGAGCTGGGGCACCTGTCCATGCTGTTAGATGTG GCTGTGAGTCCTGATGACCGCTTCATCCTCACTGCCGACCGAGACGAGAAGATCCGAGTCAGCTGGGCCGCGGCGCCCCACAGCATCGAGTCCTTCTGCTTGGGGCACACAGA GTTTGTGAGCCGCATCTCCGTGGTGCCCACTCAGCCTGGACTGCTTCTGTCCTCCTCTGGG GACGGCACCCTGAGGCTCTGGGAGTACAGGAGCGGCCGCCAGCTGCACTGCTGTCACCTGGCCAGTCTACAGGAGCTGGTGGACCCCCAGGCCCCCCAG AGGTTTGCTGCGTCCAGGATTGCGTTCTGGTGCCAGGAGAACTGCGTGGCGCTTCTGTGCGACGG CACTCCTGTGGTCTACATCTTCCAGCTGGACGCCCGCAGACAGCAGTTGGTGTACAGGCAGCAGCTGGCGCTCCAGCACCAAGTGTGGGACGTGGCTTTCGAGGAGACCCAGGGCCTGTGGGTGCTCCAGGACTGCCAGGAAGCACCCCTGGTGCTCTACAGGCCTGTGGGCGGCCAGTGGCAG TCTGTTCCTGAGAGCGCCGTGTTAAAGAAAATCTCTGGTGTTCTTCGTGGGAACTGGGCCATGCTGGAAG GCTCTGCTGGTGCGGACGCCAACTTCAGCAGTCTCTACAAGGCCACGTTCGACAACATGACCTCCTAcctgaagaagaaagaggagagactGCAGCAGCAGCTGGAGAAGAAGCAGCGGCACCGGAGTCCCCCGCCCGGGCCCAACGGACAGGCCAAGAAGATGAGGCCCGGGGAAGCGACCTTGAGTTGCTGA
- the WDR4 gene encoding tRNA (guanine-N(7)-)-methyltransferase non-catalytic subunit WDR4 isoform X2, producing the protein MLLDVAVSPDDRFILTADRDEKIRVSWAAAPHSIESFCLGHTEFVSRISVVPTQPGLLLSSSGDGTLRLWEYRSGRQLHCCHLASLQELVDPQAPQRFAASRIAFWCQENCVALLCDGTPVVYIFQLDARRQQLVYRQQLALQHQVWDVAFEETQGLWVLQDCQEAPLVLYRPVGGQWQSVPESAVLKKISGVLRGNWAMLEGSAGADANFSSLYKATFDNMTSYLKKKEERLQQQLEKKQRHRSPPPGPNGQAKKMRPGEATLSC; encoded by the exons ATGCTGTTAGATGTG GCTGTGAGTCCTGATGACCGCTTCATCCTCACTGCCGACCGAGACGAGAAGATCCGAGTCAGCTGGGCCGCGGCGCCCCACAGCATCGAGTCCTTCTGCTTGGGGCACACAGA GTTTGTGAGCCGCATCTCCGTGGTGCCCACTCAGCCTGGACTGCTTCTGTCCTCCTCTGGG GACGGCACCCTGAGGCTCTGGGAGTACAGGAGCGGCCGCCAGCTGCACTGCTGTCACCTGGCCAGTCTACAGGAGCTGGTGGACCCCCAGGCCCCCCAG AGGTTTGCTGCGTCCAGGATTGCGTTCTGGTGCCAGGAGAACTGCGTGGCGCTTCTGTGCGACGG CACTCCTGTGGTCTACATCTTCCAGCTGGACGCCCGCAGACAGCAGTTGGTGTACAGGCAGCAGCTGGCGCTCCAGCACCAAGTGTGGGACGTGGCTTTCGAGGAGACCCAGGGCCTGTGGGTGCTCCAGGACTGCCAGGAAGCACCCCTGGTGCTCTACAGGCCTGTGGGCGGCCAGTGGCAG TCTGTTCCTGAGAGCGCCGTGTTAAAGAAAATCTCTGGTGTTCTTCGTGGGAACTGGGCCATGCTGGAAG GCTCTGCTGGTGCGGACGCCAACTTCAGCAGTCTCTACAAGGCCACGTTCGACAACATGACCTCCTAcctgaagaagaaagaggagagactGCAGCAGCAGCTGGAGAAGAAGCAGCGGCACCGGAGTCCCCCGCCCGGGCCCAACGGACAGGCCAAGAAGATGAGGCCCGGGGAAGCGACCTTGAGTTGCTGA